Below is a window of Agrobacterium vitis DNA.
GCTGTAGATGCCGCCGCGCGAGATGGCAACGATGACGCGCTTGCCGCCGCACAGGCCTTCAGGACCGGCAGCGCCGTATTTGAAGGTCTTGCCGGCAACGCTGATACGGTCGATCCAGGCCTTGAGCTGGCTCGGAATGCCGAAATTGTAGAAGCCGACGCCAATGACCACCACGTCGGAGGTGAGGAACTGTTCCAGCACTTCGCCGCCCAGCGCCAGATCGGCCTTGGTGGCTTCGTCATTGCTGGCATCGTAATTGCCCATGGCAGCCGCCAGCGTCAGGCCGGACAGATGCGGAAGCGGATTGGCGGCCAGATCGCGGTAGGTCACGTCCAGGCCCGGGGTCTTTTCGCCCAGCGTCTTCACAATCGACGCCGAGAGGTCGCGGCTGACGGAATAGGGGCCAAGCACGCTGGAATCG
It encodes the following:
- a CDS encoding FMN-dependent NADH-azoreductase, whose translation is MKLLHLDSSVLGPYSVSRDLSASIVKTLGEKTPGLDVTYRDLAANPLPHLSGLTLAAAMGNYDASNDEATKADLALGGEVLEQFLTSDVVVIGVGFYNFGIPSQLKAWIDRISVAGKTFKYGAAGPEGLCGGKRVIVAISRGGIYSQGPAAPLEHAETYLKGVFSFLGITDLDFVIAEGVNMGEEAKAAAVKGAKDSIATLKAA